The following nucleotide sequence is from Campylobacter coli 76339.
TAAGCTTTGGATTCTATCTAAATTTTGCTTAACATTTATATAAAATTTATTAGTTTTTATTATTTAAACATTTTTTCAAATTTTTCTAAAGCTCGGTTGAAATTATAATTTTTTCTTTTTAAGGTATAAAAATTACGCCAAAGATTGATATTTTTTAATTTTACTTCATATAGGATTGAATTTTTCAATTCTTTTTCTATGCTTTTTTTTGAAAAAATAGAAATAGCATTTTTTTGGATGACTAGTTCTTTAATGGCAGACATTCTATCAATTTCTAAAAAAATTTTAAGTTTTTTAGAAACATCGCCTATTTCGTTTAGAAATTTATCTCTTAGCCCCGAACCTGTTTCGCGTAAAATCCATTTTTGATCAAGCAATTCATCGATATAAAATTCTTTTTGGCTTAATTTTTTGTCGCTACTAGCAACTATGAGTTCATCTTTTTTCCAAAATTGCATTTTTAATCCTTCATGATCTATTAGAGTAGGATTAAGTTCTGCTTCAATGATAGTGAATTCTATATCCCCATTTTTTAATAAATTTAAACATTCTTTTGAATTTTGAGTTTGAAAATGTATTTTAACATTGTTAAATTCGGATTTAAAATCAAACAAAATAGGAGCAAGAAAATGTTCAGCTATACTTTGAGTGGCAGCAATTTTGATTTCTCCTAAAAGGGTATTTTCATCATTAAGCTCCTCTAAACTTTTGTAATAATCTTGTACTAGTTTTAGCCAAATTTTACCCAAATACAAAGCCTTTGGAGTGGGCAAAAGCTTTTTTCCTAGTCTTTCAAATAATACTCCACCTAAGTCTTGTTCTAAATTTTTAATAATAATGGAAACATTAGGTTGCGTAATGCCAAAATTATTGGCTGTATTTGTAGGACTTTGGGTATTTAAAAGATCTAAAAAAATTTCCATATCTTTGATTTTCATTGAAGTTTTTATTCGCCTTTTTTTGATTAAAAAATTTATTATAAAAATTAAAATAATATATTTTTATTATAGTATAAAAATGATTATAATGGCAAGAAAATATTTAATTATAATTTTAAAAGGAGAAAAATTATGATAAAAAAATTAGAGCATTTAAAAAATATGCTGATTTCAAATTTTAAAGGCTTGGCTCTTACGGCTTTTATAGTAGTTTTTGCGATGTACCTTTCAAGTGTTCAAAGTATTAAAGATACAACCCATTTGGCAGCAGCTGCTTTTGCTATCATTATAGGAGCATTGCTTTCACCTTGGTTTTTTAAATACCAACATCATTTACAAGCAGGAGTGCATTTTAGCGCTAAAAAACTTTTAAGATTAGGTATTGTTTTATATGGTTTTAATATTACTTTAACCGAACTTTTAAGTGTGGGGCTTAAAGGATTTATGCTTTCTATGATAGTTATATTTTTCATTTTTACCTTATCTTTGATTATAGGTGTGAAGGTTTTTAAATTAGATAAAGAAACTTCTATGCTAGTAGGTGCTGGTAGTGCTATTTGTGGAGCAGCCGCTGTTTTAGCTTTAGAATCAAGCTTAAAAAGCGATCCATTTAAAGGAATTTTAGCTGTTGGTACAGTGGTGATCTTTGGACTTGTTTTTATGTTTTTATATCCTATAGCCTTTTCTTTGGATCTTTTTCCTTATTTTAATCAGCATGCTATGGGTGTATTTATGGGTGCAACTTTACATGAAGTAGCCAATGTTGCAGGAGCTGCTGAAATGGCAAAAGATATGGCAAATTTTGATCAAAGCGCTTCGAATGTTGCCGTTATTATAAAAATGATGAGAGTGATTTTGCTTGTGCCTTTTTTATTGATCGTAACTTATTTTTTTGCTAAAAACCAACATTCAAGCAATGGAAAAACAGCAAAAAGTATAAACATTCCTTATTTTGCATTTGCTTTTTTAGGGATGATTGTTATAAATACTTATTTGGCAAGCAAGCAAACTTTTCTTGGAATTTCTACAAGTGATATTATATCTTTTGGAAAATTACTTTGTACTCTTTGTATTGTTTTTGCCATGGCGGCTTTAGGGCTTCAAATTGACTTTAAAAAATTTTTAAAAAGTGGCTCAAGGGTTTTTGGTTTGGCTTTTGTTTTAGGAATTGTTTTAATTTTTGGAGGATATTTTTTAACTCTATCTTTTCAAGGGATACTTTGGTAATAAAAATTATTTTTTAGAAATAATTATTTTTTTATAAAAATATGCTATACTTTTTATGAAAATTAAATTTTTATTACAAAAAGGGGATAAAAAATGAAAAAAATTATTTACAGTCTTGCAGCCTCTTTGGTGCTTGTAACGGGTTTAAGTGCTGTTTCTTTTAATCAAGACAGTTTAAAAGTTGGTTTTGAAGGATATAAAACCGAGAGTATGGTAGGGGTAGCTGGAGAATTTAAAGAAGTTAAATATAAATTTTCTAAAAATACCAATACTTTAGCAAGCTATCTAAAAGGAGCGAGTGCTATAGTAAAACCAAGTAGTGCTTTCATGGGTGAGGGTAATGATGTTATTACAGATAATATCACTAAAGTATTTTTCCCTAACTTGCTTGGAAATTCAGATATTAAAGTGGTTTTTAAAGATATAGTTGCAGGAGATAACAAAGGTGTAATTTCAGCTAGAGTAACTATCGATAAAAAAAGCACACTGATACCTTTAAGCTACACTATAGAAAATGATAAATTTGTAGCTAAAGGACAGCTAGATCTACATACTTTTAAAAATAGCTCTCAAGCTTTAAAGGCTTTAAGTGATGCTGCACCAGGACATGGTGGAATTTCATGGCCATTAGTAGATATCGTTTTTAGTGCTGATGTAGTACAGTAATCACAAAGTGGTATTTATACCACTTTGGATATTTTTTAAAATACAATATCTTCTTAAGCCATTTTCAAAAATATCATAATCTTTCAGTCCTTCCACTTCACCAAAAACTTCACTACCTTTCCAAAGTATAAAAATTGTTTTTTGATCGCTTATATTTAAACAAAGCTTCATTAAGGGTTTTACATCCATAAGAGCCCTTGAAGTGATGATATCTGCTTTAAAAACACTCTTGTAATTTTCAACTTTTTCTTTATGTATGGTTAAATTTGTTAAATCGCATTCTATTTTGATGCTTCTTAAAAATGCAGCTTTTTTTGGATTGGGTTCAAAAAGATGAAAATCACTTGGCAAGATAAAGGCTAAAAAAATAGCAGGAAAACCAGCGCCACTACCGATATCGACTATATTTTTTGCTTTAGAAAAATCAAAATATTTAAGAATTTCAATACTGTCTAAAATATTTTCATCTATATTTTTTAATTGGGTAAGATTATGAATACGGTTGAATTTATTTAGAAGCTCTTTATAGATTTTAAGCTTGGCTCTAAAATCTTCTTCGTTAAAATCAGATAAAATTAAATTTAAAAAATCCAAATTCAAAATAAATGCCCCATTTGATTTTGTTTTACCTCTAAATAATTTGCATTGAAACGATTAGGATTTATAAGTATAGGAACACGCGCCATAATCTTATCTTGTATAGAATGAATTTTTTGTGGATTGTTGGTAAGTAAATTAACCTTAGAAATTTTATAATGTTTTAGTATAAATTCCACTATTTCATAAGTTCTTTCATCCGCTTTAAAACCCAATTGATGATTAGCCTTTATAGTATCAAAACCTTTATCTTGTAAAGCATAGGCATTGACTTTATTAAAAAGTCCGATTCCACGTCCTTCTTGTCTTAGGTAAATTACCATTCCGCCATGTTTTTCTATATATTTTAATGAAAATTCAAGTTGTTCTCCGCAATCGCATTTTAAGCTTCCTAAAGCATCCCCCGTTAAACATTCTGAATGAATTCTTAAATTTAGGATATCTTGTGGAGTATTTTTAAATATGCATAAATGTTCTTTTTCTCCTTCTTTGAAGCTTTGAATTTGAAAACTACCCCATTTGCTAGGTAGATTTGCAATTTCTGAAATTTTTATATTCATTTACTACTCTTTATAATCAAAATTATG
It contains:
- a CDS encoding rRNA small subunit 7-methylguanosine (m7G) methyltransferase GidB; amino-acid sequence: MNLDFLNLILSDFNEEDFRAKLKIYKELLNKFNRIHNLTQLKNIDENILDSIEILKYFDFSKAKNIVDIGSGAGFPAIFLAFILPSDFHLFEPNPKKAAFLRSIKIECDLTNLTIHKEKVENYKSVFKADIITSRALMDVKPLMKLCLNISDQKTIFILWKGSEVFGEVEGLKDYDIFENGLRRYCILKNIQSGINTTL
- a CDS encoding putative transcriptional regulator (lysR family), producing MKIKDMEIFLDLLNTQSPTNTANNFGITQPNVSIIIKNLEQDLGGVLFERLGKKLLPTPKALYLGKIWLKLVQDYYKSLEELNDENTLLGEIKIAATQSIAEHFLAPILFDFKSEFNNVKIHFQTQNSKECLNLLKNGDIEFTIIEAELNPTLIDHEGLKMQFWKKDELIVASSDKKLSQKEFYIDELLDQKWILRETGSGLRDKFLNEIGDVSKKLKIFLEIDRMSAIKELVIQKNAISIFSKKSIEKELKNSILYEVKLKNINLWRNFYTLKRKNYNFNRALEKFEKMFK
- a CDS encoding Putative membrane protein YeiH, with the translated sequence MIKKLEHLKNMLISNFKGLALTAFIVVFAMYLSSVQSIKDTTHLAAAAFAIIIGALLSPWFFKYQHHLQAGVHFSAKKLLRLGIVLYGFNITLTELLSVGLKGFMLSMIVIFFIFTLSLIIGVKVFKLDKETSMLVGAGSAICGAAAVLALESSLKSDPFKGILAVGTVVIFGLVFMFLYPIAFSLDLFPYFNQHAMGVFMGATLHEVANVAGAAEMAKDMANFDQSASNVAVIIKMMRVILLVPFLLIVTYFFAKNQHSSNGKTAKSINIPYFAFAFLGMIVINTYLASKQTFLGISTSDIISFGKLLCTLCIVFAMAALGLQIDFKKFLKSGSRVFGLAFVLGIVLIFGGYFLTLSFQGILW
- a CDS encoding GTP cyclohydrolase II, which produces MNIKISEIANLPSKWGSFQIQSFKEGEKEHLCIFKNTPQDILNLRIHSECLTGDALGSLKCDCGEQLEFSLKYIEKHGGMVIYLRQEGRGIGLFNKVNAYALQDKGFDTIKANHQLGFKADERTYEIVEFILKHYKISKVNLLTNNPQKIHSIQDKIMARVPILINPNRFNANYLEVKQNQMGHLF
- a CDS encoding Putative periplasmic protein; the encoded protein is MKKIIYSLAASLVLVTGLSAVSFNQDSLKVGFEGYKTESMVGVAGEFKEVKYKFSKNTNTLASYLKGASAIVKPSSAFMGEGNDVITDNITKVFFPNLLGNSDIKVVFKDIVAGDNKGVISARVTIDKKSTLIPLSYTIENDKFVAKGQLDLHTFKNSSQALKALSDAAPGHGGISWPLVDIVFSADVVQ